The bacterium genome contains a region encoding:
- a CDS encoding type II toxin-antitoxin system VapC family toxin: MLLLDTDILVDIQRGYQPAVDWFTQLHELPSVPGYVVMEMIQDAENKLQVLRALKLTRPLPVAWPSAADCDRALSDFQAFHLSHSLGLLDSLIGACAVGRSATLCTYNVKHYRVIKSLKTEQPYPR, translated from the coding sequence GTGCTTCTGCTCGATACTGACATCCTGGTCGATATTCAGCGCGGGTATCAGCCCGCTGTGGACTGGTTCACCCAACTGCACGAGCTGCCGTCGGTACCTGGCTATGTCGTCATGGAGATGATCCAGGACGCAGAGAACAAGCTCCAGGTGCTGAGAGCCCTGAAACTGACCCGCCCTTTGCCAGTCGCGTGGCCTTCCGCAGCCGACTGCGACCGAGCCCTCTCCGATTTTCAGGCATTTCACCTGTCCCACAGCCTCGGCCTGCTCGATTCCCTGATCGGCGCTTGTGCGGTCGGCCGGTCTGCGACCCTGTGTACGTACAACGTGAAGCACTACCGAGTCATCAAGTCTTTGAAGACCGAGCAGCCGTATCCCCGCTGA